The Planococcus liqunii genome includes a region encoding these proteins:
- a CDS encoding DNA topoisomerase III has product MRVNKLKSVVLAEKPSVARDIARVLGCSQKGNGFLEGKQYIVTWALGHLVTQAQPEQYDNDFKEWKMENLPIIPEPFKLVPIKQSMKQYNAVKAQLARGDVNEVIIATDAGREGELVARWILEKTKTRKPIKRLWISSVTDKAIKDGFNNLKDGKAYENLFQAAVARAEADWVVGINATRALTVKYNAQLSTGRVQTPTLAMIAEREQQIRNFQPKPYYGMQAITDQAAFTWTDGNSTQSFDKEKIDKLFSKLNNTHEGTITDVKVTPKKQPAPPLFDLTELQKEAYKRYSWSAKETLNTLQGLYERYKIVTYPRTDSKHLTSDMKDTLKDRIKAVQVGPYRALAATILKTPVAPQKGTIDDNKVSDHHAIIPTEETPQLHNLSDKEHKLYDMIVKRFLAVFYPMYEYDQTMVKITAGGETFQTKGNTIRNDGWKRVYNDEEEDGDTTLPPFEKGQKLHIKGIALTDGKTKPPAFFNEGTLLGAMENPAQFMAGESKELIQTLGETGGLGTVATRADVIDKLFNTFLIEKKGKDLTITSKGRQLLELVPEDLKSPKLTADWEQQLNKIAKGQMKKEQFMKEMIAFAQKSVSDIKKSDKKFKHDNITGKTCPDCGKPLLEVNGKRGKMYVCQDRECGYKKQVAVQTNARCPVCHKRMEMRGEGEGKMFACQCGHREKLSAFEKRRNASQSKANKKDVNKYLKQQDEAPVNTAMADALKKLLGQNE; this is encoded by the coding sequence ATGAGGGTGAATAAATTGAAATCAGTAGTACTCGCAGAAAAACCGTCCGTGGCGCGCGATATTGCACGCGTACTCGGGTGTTCACAAAAAGGCAACGGATTTTTGGAAGGCAAACAGTATATCGTCACATGGGCGCTGGGCCATTTGGTGACGCAAGCGCAGCCGGAACAATACGACAACGACTTCAAGGAATGGAAAATGGAGAATCTGCCAATCATTCCGGAACCGTTCAAGCTCGTGCCAATCAAACAGTCGATGAAACAATACAATGCCGTAAAAGCGCAATTAGCGAGAGGCGACGTCAATGAAGTCATCATTGCAACCGATGCTGGACGCGAAGGGGAACTTGTCGCGCGCTGGATCTTGGAAAAAACGAAAACGCGTAAGCCGATCAAGCGTTTGTGGATTTCGTCTGTCACCGACAAAGCGATTAAAGACGGCTTCAATAACCTGAAAGACGGCAAAGCCTACGAGAATTTATTCCAGGCAGCGGTTGCCCGTGCGGAAGCGGACTGGGTCGTCGGCATCAATGCGACGCGTGCATTGACGGTGAAATACAATGCGCAATTGTCGACCGGGCGCGTGCAGACGCCGACGCTTGCGATGATTGCCGAACGCGAACAGCAGATCCGCAATTTCCAGCCGAAGCCGTATTACGGCATGCAGGCGATTACGGACCAGGCTGCATTCACTTGGACCGACGGCAATTCGACGCAGTCGTTTGACAAAGAAAAGATCGACAAGTTGTTCAGCAAGCTGAACAACACGCATGAAGGCACCATCACCGACGTGAAAGTTACACCCAAAAAACAGCCGGCGCCGCCTTTATTCGACTTGACGGAACTTCAAAAAGAAGCCTACAAGCGCTACAGCTGGTCGGCGAAAGAAACGCTCAACACGCTGCAGGGTTTGTACGAGCGCTATAAGATTGTCACATATCCGCGGACCGATTCGAAGCATTTGACGTCCGACATGAAAGATACGCTGAAAGACCGCATTAAAGCGGTGCAGGTCGGGCCTTACCGCGCGCTTGCAGCGACGATTCTGAAAACGCCGGTCGCTCCGCAAAAAGGGACGATCGATGACAATAAAGTAAGCGATCACCATGCGATCATCCCGACGGAAGAAACGCCGCAGCTCCATAATTTGTCGGACAAAGAGCATAAATTATACGACATGATCGTCAAACGCTTCCTCGCGGTATTTTACCCGATGTATGAATACGACCAGACAATGGTGAAAATCACAGCGGGCGGAGAAACCTTCCAGACCAAAGGCAATACGATCCGCAACGATGGCTGGAAACGCGTCTACAATGACGAAGAAGAAGATGGCGATACGACATTGCCGCCGTTTGAAAAAGGGCAGAAGCTCCATATCAAAGGCATCGCGCTGACAGACGGCAAAACGAAGCCGCCGGCATTCTTCAATGAAGGAACCCTTCTCGGTGCAATGGAAAACCCGGCGCAGTTTATGGCAGGCGAATCGAAAGAATTGATCCAGACCTTAGGTGAAACCGGAGGACTTGGCACCGTGGCGACGCGCGCCGACGTCATCGACAAATTATTCAACACCTTCCTGATTGAGAAAAAAGGCAAGGACTTGACGATTACATCAAAAGGCCGCCAATTGCTTGAACTCGTGCCGGAAGATTTGAAATCGCCGAAACTGACAGCCGACTGGGAGCAGCAGCTTAATAAAATCGCCAAAGGGCAGATGAAAAAAGAGCAGTTCATGAAAGAGATGATTGCGTTCGCCCAGAAATCGGTTTCGGATATCAAGAAAAGCGACAAGAAATTCAAGCACGACAACATCACCGGCAAAACGTGCCCGGATTGCGGCAAACCGCTTCTGGAAGTCAACGGCAAACGCGGGAAGATGTACGTCTGTCAGGACCGCGAATGCGGCTATAAAAAACAAGTGGCGGTTCAGACAAATGCCCGCTGCCCGGTCTGCCACAAGCGCATGGAAATGCGCGGCGAAGGGGAAGGCAAAATGTTCGCTTGCCAATGCGGCCATCGCGAGAAGCTGTCAGCTTTTGAAAAGCGCCGCAACGCCAGCCAATCGAAGGCGAACAAAAAAGATGTCAATAAATACTTGAAGCAGCAGGACGAGGCACCGGTGAATACAGCAATGGCCGATGCATTAAAGAAATTATTGGGGCAGAACGAATAG
- a CDS encoding nuclease-related domain-containing protein, with the protein MILKKRSEPPEIFQLESLLQRIPFNHSQFPHWTEKLRRITAGFHGEQRVDSFWQEITLPIPHYLIHDLFIKKKHSTHQMDTILVTSRFILVLEIKSISGLLHFDQQTRQFSRTNKDGSIDGMRNPDDQVRRHEKWLEQFLTERKLDLPVIGAIVFAYPSAVIQSKAGNRIVIQSSGLPHLLDELLASYQQDILSKALTKKLAVQLLKLHSIKQLPELILPPDYFRGVFCPKCQKGQLHYYWRKWACKSCSFSDPAAYLTAIEQYRVLCGPTITNRQFRDFIDLKDPAVTSKLLKDAKMPFEGSYKDRVYLIPGKNRGTESNSIDFESI; encoded by the coding sequence TTGATTCTCAAAAAACGCAGCGAACCACCCGAAATTTTTCAACTCGAAAGTTTGTTGCAAAGAATACCCTTTAACCACTCCCAATTCCCCCATTGGACAGAAAAGCTTCGTCGAATTACTGCCGGTTTTCACGGTGAACAACGAGTTGATTCCTTTTGGCAAGAAATCACCCTTCCCATCCCCCATTATCTTATCCATGATTTATTTATTAAAAAAAAGCACTCCACTCATCAAATGGATACCATACTTGTGACCAGCCGCTTTATTTTAGTTCTTGAAATCAAAAGTATTTCTGGGCTACTTCATTTCGACCAGCAAACGCGGCAATTCTCCCGAACCAATAAAGACGGCAGCATCGACGGCATGCGAAATCCCGATGACCAAGTACGGCGCCACGAGAAATGGCTAGAACAATTTTTAACCGAGCGGAAATTAGATCTGCCGGTCATCGGGGCCATTGTCTTTGCCTATCCTTCTGCGGTTATCCAATCGAAAGCCGGCAATCGCATTGTGATTCAATCATCGGGATTGCCCCATTTGCTGGACGAGCTGCTAGCATCCTACCAGCAGGATATACTTTCCAAAGCCTTGACCAAGAAACTAGCAGTCCAGCTTTTAAAACTTCATTCGATAAAACAATTGCCAGAACTAATATTGCCGCCAGACTATTTTAGAGGAGTTTTTTGTCCTAAATGCCAGAAGGGACAACTGCATTACTACTGGAGAAAATGGGCATGTAAAAGTTGTTCTTTTTCTGACCCTGCTGCTTACCTCACAGCAATTGAACAATATCGTGTTTTATGCGGTCCTACTATTACTAACCGACAATTTCGAGATTTTATTGATTTAAAAGATCCCGCAGTTACTTCGAAATTGTTGAAAGATGCCAAAATGCCGTTTGAAGGCAGTTATAAAGATCGCGTTTATCTTATTCCAGGAAAAAATAGAGGTACAGAAAGTAATTCAATAGATTTTGAAAGTATATAA
- a CDS encoding NADPH-dependent FMN reductase, with product MKILLVDGTIIGRKTGAILEQVQTYIKDFNPDMELVMLSLADYEHQFVDGRPLGEYNKDMQEIVHRFENADGYIIATPIFQGSIPGVLKNTFDMLHPRTMRYKPVSIVANGGTYQHHLVIENQLKPILDYFRCLVTPNYVYTHTSHFDDTNTIINEDVHDRLRELARVFVQYAEMSQNLSKETIDNP from the coding sequence ATGAAGATTTTATTAGTGGACGGCACAATTATTGGAAGAAAAACAGGAGCCATTTTGGAACAGGTGCAAACCTATATCAAAGATTTTAATCCGGATATGGAGCTTGTAATGTTAAGCCTGGCTGATTACGAGCACCAGTTTGTCGACGGCCGCCCGCTCGGCGAATACAACAAAGACATGCAGGAAATCGTCCATCGCTTTGAAAACGCGGATGGCTACATCATCGCCACACCGATTTTCCAAGGCTCGATTCCGGGCGTCCTAAAAAACACGTTTGATATGCTGCACCCGCGCACGATGCGCTACAAACCAGTATCAATCGTCGCAAACGGCGGCACTTATCAGCACCATCTCGTCATCGAAAACCAGCTGAAGCCGATTCTCGACTACTTCCGCTGCCTGGTGACACCGAACTACGTCTACACGCACACGAGCCATTTCGATGATACGAACACCATCATCAACGAAGACGTCCACGACCGCCTGCGCGAATTGGCGCGCGTTTTCGTCCAATACGCTGAAATGAGCCAGAATTTATCGAAGGAAACGATTGATAATCCTTAA
- a CDS encoding cation:proton antiporter — protein MLVLFLGVLSQWIAWRLQLPAIVLMSIAGLLVGPLLGVISPSESFGDLFSPLISLAVAIILFEGSLNLNFKEIKSFSKPVLRIVTFGAFIAWIAGSLAAHYLAGLSIAVSFVIGGLFIVTGPTVILPLLRQAKLKARPAAILKWEGIVVDPFGALLALFAFQFVLFAMGEESAAAFGLFFLAALFAVLLGMGAGWGMGRMFEKGQIPEYLKSPMVFAFVLLVFTISDMVMHETGLLAVTAMGIMMANMNITSINEMRHFKENISVLLISSIFVMLTASLSLDVLIEIFNVRIIAFVLAMLFVVRPLSIWLSTIGTDLTVQEKTLIGWIAPRGIVALTVSGYFATTLLDAGFEDAELLTALTFALVFSTVIAHGFSISWLGKKLGLTSSVEPGILIVGSSRFAVRLGRMLQSMNKNVLIMDSAWGNLQLARQAGVPSFAGEILSEHTKYEIDLTPYETMIVATDTDSYNSLVINNFVPELGRTHLFQTAIHQSDPKDFHSSLSGRTLFGAEWNIHALEAKAEEGYAMRKTQLTEQYTYTDFRERSVDGTIPLFVERAQGKIEFFATGMAVEPKIGDTIVSFSPPAHQEIRIQEKLETSRMKSGIQP, from the coding sequence ATGCTGGTGCTGTTCCTCGGCGTCTTGTCACAATGGATTGCGTGGCGCTTGCAGTTGCCGGCGATTGTCCTCATGTCGATTGCGGGCCTTCTTGTCGGTCCGCTGCTCGGCGTCATTTCGCCATCAGAAAGTTTTGGCGACTTATTCAGCCCGCTGATTTCCTTAGCGGTAGCGATTATTTTATTTGAAGGAAGCTTGAATTTAAACTTTAAGGAAATCAAAAGCTTCAGCAAGCCGGTTTTGCGGATTGTCACATTCGGCGCTTTCATCGCCTGGATTGCCGGGTCGCTTGCTGCCCATTATCTGGCAGGATTGTCCATTGCGGTTTCGTTCGTCATCGGCGGTTTGTTTATTGTGACCGGACCGACGGTGATTCTGCCTTTATTGCGGCAGGCAAAACTGAAAGCCCGCCCTGCGGCCATTTTAAAATGGGAAGGCATCGTGGTCGATCCGTTCGGCGCTTTGCTGGCCTTATTCGCTTTTCAATTTGTGCTGTTCGCCATGGGCGAAGAATCAGCGGCGGCATTCGGCTTGTTCTTTTTAGCGGCGCTGTTTGCAGTGCTGCTCGGAATGGGCGCCGGATGGGGAATGGGGCGGATGTTCGAAAAAGGGCAGATTCCCGAATACCTTAAATCGCCAATGGTGTTTGCCTTTGTGCTATTGGTGTTCACCATCTCAGATATGGTGATGCATGAAACCGGCTTGCTGGCCGTTACGGCAATGGGCATCATGATGGCCAATATGAACATTACGTCCATCAACGAAATGCGCCATTTTAAAGAAAATATTTCTGTCCTCCTGATTTCCAGCATTTTCGTCATGCTGACCGCCTCGCTCAGTTTGGATGTGCTGATTGAAATCTTTAATGTGCGCATCATCGCCTTTGTCCTGGCGATGCTCTTTGTGGTCCGGCCACTGTCGATATGGCTTTCGACGATCGGCACCGATTTGACAGTTCAGGAAAAGACCTTGATCGGCTGGATCGCGCCGCGCGGAATCGTCGCATTGACTGTGTCCGGTTATTTCGCCACTACGCTTCTTGACGCAGGCTTTGAAGATGCGGAGCTGTTAACGGCGCTGACTTTTGCTTTAGTCTTTTCAACCGTCATAGCGCATGGCTTTTCCATCAGCTGGCTCGGCAAAAAATTAGGCCTTACCTCCTCCGTGGAACCCGGCATTTTAATTGTCGGCAGCAGCCGGTTTGCGGTCCGGCTTGGAAGAATGCTTCAAAGCATGAATAAAAACGTGTTGATCATGGACTCGGCTTGGGGCAATCTGCAGCTCGCGCGCCAGGCAGGGGTGCCGAGCTTTGCCGGCGAAATCCTGTCGGAACATACCAAGTACGAGATTGATTTGACACCGTATGAAACGATGATTGTCGCCACCGATACGGACTCGTACAATTCGTTGGTAATCAATAATTTCGTGCCGGAACTCGGGCGGACGCACTTGTTCCAGACCGCGATTCATCAAAGCGATCCAAAGGATTTCCATTCCTCGCTCAGCGGCAGAACTTTGTTCGGGGCGGAATGGAATATCCATGCACTTGAAGCAAAAGCTGAAGAAGGGTACGCCATGCGGAAAACGCAATTGACCGAACAATACACATATACGGATTTTCGGGAGAGATCCGTGGACGGCACGATTCCTTTATTCGTGGAGCGGGCGCAAGGGAAAATCGAATTCTTTGCCACGGGCATGGCGGTAGAGCCGAAAATAGGTGACACCATCGTCAGTTTTTCCCCGCCGGCCCATCAGGAAATCCGGATTCAGGAGAAATTGGAAACGAGCCGGATGAAATCCGGAATTCAGCCTTAA
- a CDS encoding SE1832 family protein produces MEKNLRVNLVNRQEIEFEIADLKSDYIRHQGDIEKLETTGHARMVEQAEERLEKMEQRLAELNKKLAEL; encoded by the coding sequence ATGGAAAAAAATCTAAGGGTGAATCTAGTGAACAGACAGGAAATTGAATTTGAAATTGCTGATTTGAAGAGTGACTATATACGCCACCAAGGCGATATCGAGAAACTCGAAACAACTGGACATGCACGGATGGTAGAACAAGCGGAAGAGCGCTTGGAGAAAATGGAACAACGCCTTGCGGAATTGAACAAGAAACTCGCGGAACTGTAG
- a CDS encoding ABC-F family ATP-binding cassette domain-containing protein translates to MSLLTVENLSHTFGDRTLFNDVSFRLVEGEHVGLVGANGVGKSTLMNILTGKIMYDSGRVEWQPKTHYGYLDQHTQLTPGRTIRETLQDAFLPLYKKEEELNNIAMKMGDADANLEELLEEMAEVQDALDAGDFYTLDVKIEEIARGLGLDAIGLERPVEALSGGQRTKLLLAKLLLEKPKVLLLDEPTNYLDEEHIQWLVNYLKNYPHAFLLISHDTEFMSSVTGVIFHLEFSRLSRYTATYEKFIELAELAKKQHLDAYERQADMIKKTETFIAKNKARASTTGRAKSRQKQLDRMDRIEKPEIAAKPQFSFKETRSPSRYVVEAEALTIGYDKPLLPPLTFMIERGEKIALVGMNGVGKSTLLKTMLGKIKPLDGDVLRGEYLTPSYFEQEVKAPAHTPLDEIWAAYPSLDQGQVRGALARTGLKNEHISRSMTQLSGGEQAKVRLCKLMMEESNWLIFDEPTNHLDIDAKAELKRAMQAYKGTIVLVSHEPEFYEGLATKVWNVEEWINAGKQSI, encoded by the coding sequence ATGAGTTTATTAACAGTAGAGAATTTAAGCCACACGTTCGGCGACCGCACGCTTTTCAATGATGTGTCGTTCCGTTTGGTTGAAGGCGAACACGTCGGCCTTGTCGGAGCAAATGGCGTCGGCAAATCCACATTGATGAACATTTTGACTGGGAAAATCATGTACGATTCAGGCCGTGTGGAATGGCAGCCGAAAACCCATTACGGGTATTTGGATCAGCATACGCAATTGACGCCTGGACGGACGATCCGCGAAACGCTTCAGGACGCATTTCTTCCGCTTTATAAGAAAGAGGAAGAATTGAACAACATCGCCATGAAAATGGGCGACGCGGATGCCAATTTGGAAGAATTATTAGAAGAAATGGCTGAAGTGCAAGACGCACTCGATGCCGGCGACTTTTACACGCTTGATGTGAAAATTGAAGAAATTGCCCGCGGCCTCGGCCTTGATGCAATCGGGCTTGAACGCCCGGTTGAAGCCTTGTCCGGTGGACAGCGGACGAAACTGCTTCTGGCGAAATTGCTTTTGGAAAAACCGAAAGTCCTTTTGCTCGATGAGCCGACCAACTATCTGGATGAAGAGCATATTCAGTGGCTCGTCAACTATTTGAAAAACTATCCGCATGCGTTCCTGTTGATTTCGCATGATACGGAATTTATGAGCAGCGTAACAGGCGTTATTTTCCACTTGGAATTTTCCCGTCTGTCCCGCTATACTGCAACTTACGAAAAATTCATCGAGCTTGCAGAATTGGCGAAAAAGCAGCATTTAGACGCTTACGAACGCCAAGCCGACATGATCAAGAAAACCGAAACTTTCATTGCGAAAAACAAAGCACGGGCATCTACAACAGGACGCGCAAAATCGCGCCAGAAGCAATTGGACCGTATGGACCGCATTGAAAAACCGGAAATCGCAGCTAAACCGCAGTTTTCCTTCAAAGAAACGCGCAGCCCGAGCCGTTATGTAGTGGAAGCAGAAGCTTTAACGATTGGCTATGACAAGCCGCTTCTTCCGCCGCTGACGTTCATGATTGAACGCGGCGAAAAAATTGCGCTGGTTGGCATGAACGGCGTCGGGAAATCGACTTTGCTGAAAACCATGCTTGGCAAGATCAAACCGTTGGACGGCGATGTGTTGCGCGGCGAATATTTGACTCCGAGCTATTTTGAGCAGGAAGTCAAAGCGCCTGCCCACACACCGCTTGATGAAATCTGGGCTGCTTATCCGAGCCTGGATCAAGGCCAGGTTCGCGGCGCCCTTGCCCGGACAGGACTGAAAAACGAACACATCTCCCGTTCAATGACGCAATTAAGCGGTGGCGAACAAGCCAAAGTCCGTTTATGCAAATTGATGATGGAAGAAAGCAACTGGCTCATTTTTGATGAGCCGACCAACCACTTGGACATTGACGCGAAAGCAGAATTAAAACGTGCGATGCAAGCCTACAAAGGCACCATCGTCCTTGTCAGCCACGAACCTGAATTCTACGAAGGCTTGGCGACAAAAGTCTGGAATGTTGAAGAATGGATCAACGCCGGCAAACAATCAATATAA
- a CDS encoding phospholipase D family protein, producing MIRKRFQGWSKRKRIVRGTAGILALLYIAVIVWHTFKPLPPGVSFAGEMHQLENIEMLYDLSYAQDKKGAGLEHELEIFDEINAAIEEAEEFIVVDFFLFDNYNDQKIDFPAVSEMLTDHLLKKKQENPDMPIYFITDPLNNGYGSYESQLLATLEEAGVEVVYTDLDALRDSTPLYSGFYRVIFQWFDVDSRGWVPNGMSSDAPKLSVASYMEMMNIKANHRKALITEKEAIISSANPHNASGFHGNMAFKVSGPIINDMLEAEEAVAKFSGGPAELPRVEATEQQGEYAAQYLTERQIFDALLKDIEKAQKGDSIWLAMFYIAESEVVDALKEAANRGVDVRMILDPNENAFGTEKTGLPNRPVVNEMYEEANENLKVRWYNTTKSQFHTKSIMINTKKERIIMGGSANYTERTLDNYNLENDIRILAPHDSELSKDMDAYFNRLWNNEDALYTLDVEEYQDGFSFWQRGVYGVQKILKLTTY from the coding sequence ATGATAAGAAAGAGATTTCAAGGCTGGAGCAAGCGAAAGAGAATTGTAAGGGGAACGGCCGGCATCCTCGCTTTGCTGTATATAGCGGTTATTGTGTGGCATACTTTTAAGCCTTTGCCGCCGGGCGTTTCGTTTGCAGGGGAGATGCACCAACTGGAAAATATAGAGATGCTCTACGACCTCTCATATGCCCAAGATAAGAAAGGGGCAGGACTGGAACACGAACTGGAGATTTTTGATGAGATTAATGCAGCGATTGAAGAAGCGGAAGAGTTTATCGTCGTGGATTTTTTCTTATTTGATAATTACAATGACCAGAAAATTGATTTTCCGGCCGTCTCAGAAATGCTGACGGATCATTTATTGAAGAAAAAACAAGAAAATCCGGACATGCCGATCTATTTTATAACGGATCCGTTGAATAACGGTTATGGCTCGTATGAAAGCCAGCTGCTCGCCACGCTGGAAGAGGCAGGCGTGGAAGTGGTGTACACCGATTTGGATGCGCTGCGGGATTCCACTCCGCTGTATTCGGGATTTTACCGAGTGATTTTCCAGTGGTTTGATGTCGACAGCCGTGGCTGGGTGCCCAATGGCATGTCGAGCGATGCTCCTAAATTATCGGTTGCTTCGTATATGGAAATGATGAATATCAAAGCCAATCACCGAAAAGCCTTGATTACGGAAAAAGAAGCCATCATCAGTTCGGCCAATCCGCATAATGCAAGCGGGTTTCATGGCAATATGGCATTCAAGGTCAGCGGACCCATCATCAACGACATGCTGGAAGCAGAAGAAGCCGTTGCCAAATTTTCAGGCGGACCTGCAGAGCTGCCGCGAGTGGAAGCAACAGAACAGCAGGGGGAATATGCTGCGCAATACCTGACCGAACGGCAAATATTCGATGCGCTGCTGAAAGACATCGAAAAAGCGCAAAAAGGCGACAGTATCTGGCTCGCAATGTTTTATATTGCGGAAAGCGAAGTTGTGGATGCATTGAAAGAAGCGGCTAACCGCGGAGTGGATGTACGGATGATTCTGGATCCGAACGAAAACGCCTTCGGCACAGAAAAGACCGGGCTGCCGAACCGCCCGGTGGTCAATGAAATGTATGAAGAAGCGAACGAGAATCTGAAAGTCCGCTGGTACAACACCACAAAAAGCCAATTCCACACAAAATCCATCATGATCAATACCAAAAAAGAGCGGATTATTATGGGCGGATCGGCGAATTACACGGAACGCACACTGGATAATTACAATCTGGAAAATGATATCCGGATTCTCGCGCCGCACGATAGTGAACTGTCGAAAGATATGGACGCTTATTTCAATCGCCTGTGGAATAACGAAGACGCCTTGTATACTTTGGACGTAGAAGAATACCAAGACGGCTTTTCCTTCTGGCAGCGCGGCGTTTACGGCGTACAGAAAATCCTGAAACTGACAACTTATTAA
- a CDS encoding RNA polymerase sigma factor has translation MESLYAEYNRYIYHLCLKLTRNKAEAEDLMQEVWLKVVRYESSIQEVDHLKAWLTTICMNTFRDRYRKNVRRSKHVAYQPEGLDVSLLDLIPSDEAGVSEILEQQDVSVMIRHKISELDSIYRTTILYFYVHQLSLIEIAEAMKVSIGTVKSRLFRGKQRLKDMLLEDARTREYVQIA, from the coding sequence ATGGAAAGTTTATATGCAGAATACAACCGCTATATTTATCATCTATGTTTGAAATTGACCCGCAATAAAGCTGAAGCGGAGGACTTGATGCAGGAAGTTTGGCTGAAAGTTGTGCGTTATGAGTCGTCGATTCAGGAAGTGGATCATTTGAAAGCATGGTTGACGACAATCTGTATGAACACTTTCCGTGACCGCTACCGCAAAAATGTACGCCGCAGCAAGCATGTAGCTTACCAGCCGGAAGGCTTGGATGTATCCCTTCTTGATTTGATCCCTTCTGACGAAGCCGGGGTATCTGAAATTTTGGAGCAGCAGGACGTTTCGGTGATGATCCGCCACAAAATTTCGGAGCTGGATTCGATTTACCGTACGACGATTCTTTATTTCTACGTTCACCAGTTGTCGTTGATTGAAATTGCGGAAGCGATGAAAGTATCGATCGGCACCGTGAAATCCCGTTTGTTCCGGGGCAAGCAACGCTTAAAAGACATGCTGCTTGAAGATGCCCGCACACGCGAATATGTTCAAATCGCTTAA
- a CDS encoding CNNM domain-containing protein: MFIALGICLFMSFFFSGSETALTAVNRMKVHLRAEQGDAKSQRVQKLIAKPDRMITTILIGNNIVNILMPTLVTTIALTRGWEVGVATAVLTVVIIIFGEVLPKTIAATFADRIVYVVAPAISFFVVILKPLTWLLSQFTNIFIRIISKGTVKEATLTKEELRSMVDIASTEGTFEEEESERIKGILDFPNKDVSDVMSTHRTDTVGIAIDSNYEEVRDLILDSSYTRYPVYEESLDNIVGLFYSKKLIEWSMNPNLTIEELMDDNPLFVVQSVSVEKVFKMMLSKKKHMAVILDEYGGTLGIVTQEDIIEEMIGQDIEDETDVEEDELVFEMTDTQLSCHGRLEIEDVNDMFKVEVPNDHDTIAGFVMQQLGHVPDEGEEFTYENLHVKVNEMDRNRIIRLTITKLTEEEMMADPV, encoded by the coding sequence TTGTTTATTGCACTGGGAATTTGTTTATTCATGTCGTTTTTCTTCTCCGGAAGCGAAACGGCATTAACGGCTGTTAATAGGATGAAGGTCCATCTTCGCGCAGAACAAGGCGATGCAAAATCGCAACGTGTACAGAAGTTAATCGCGAAGCCGGACCGAATGATCACGACGATTTTAATCGGGAACAACATTGTAAACATCTTAATGCCGACTTTAGTAACGACGATCGCCCTCACAAGAGGCTGGGAAGTCGGGGTGGCAACCGCTGTACTGACAGTGGTCATCATCATTTTTGGCGAAGTGCTGCCAAAAACAATTGCGGCAACTTTTGCTGACCGCATTGTCTACGTGGTGGCTCCGGCCATCAGTTTTTTTGTAGTTATCTTAAAACCGCTTACATGGCTGCTGTCGCAGTTTACGAATATCTTTATCCGCATCATTTCCAAAGGAACAGTAAAAGAAGCGACATTGACGAAGGAAGAACTTCGTTCGATGGTGGATATCGCTTCTACTGAAGGAACATTCGAGGAAGAAGAATCAGAGCGGATTAAAGGCATACTGGATTTTCCGAACAAAGATGTATCGGATGTTATGTCCACCCACCGTACCGATACGGTAGGGATTGCCATCGACTCCAATTACGAGGAAGTAAGGGATTTGATCCTGGACTCTTCTTATACACGCTATCCGGTTTACGAGGAAAGCCTGGATAATATTGTCGGCTTGTTTTACTCGAAAAAATTGATTGAGTGGTCGATGAACCCGAATTTGACCATTGAAGAGTTGATGGATGACAATCCGCTTTTCGTCGTCCAATCAGTAAGCGTCGAGAAAGTCTTTAAAATGATGTTGTCGAAGAAAAAACACATGGCAGTCATTTTGGATGAGTACGGCGGTACGCTTGGCATTGTCACACAGGAAGACATTATCGAAGAAATGATTGGCCAGGATATCGAAGACGAGACGGATGTAGAAGAGGACGAGCTTGTCTTTGAGATGACGGATACACAATTGTCCTGCCACGGCCGCCTGGAAATCGAAGACGTCAATGACATGTTCAAAGTGGAAGTGCCGAACGACCATGATACGATTGCGGGCTTTGTCATGCAGCAATTGGGGCATGTGCCGGATGAAGGCGAAGAATTCACCTACGAGAATCTCCATGTTAAAGTGAACGAAATGGACCGCAACCGGATTATCCGCTTGACCATTACGAAACTGACAGAAGAAGAAATGATGGCAGACCCTGTATAA